The stretch of DNA CAGGAGGGAGCGGTGGTCAGCAGGACCTTGGTTGACAGGCCGGTAGGGACGGTTACGGCTTTCGCCTTCGATAAGGGACAGGCCTTGAGCGAGCACTCCGCTCCCTACGATGCCCTTGTCCAGGTTGTTGAGGGGGAGTTGCAGATATCCATCGGAGCAGAATCTCATACAGTCACCTCCGGCAGATGGTTGCTGATGCCTGCGGATATCCCCCACGCCCTCCAGGCCAAAGAGCCCTCTGTGATGCTTCTGACCATGATAAGGGGATAAAATAAAGTGATTTTTGTTGACATGAGGTGCCTGTAGGGTATAATCTGGAGCCGTACAATTGATACTCTTATCGAGAGAGGTGGAGGGACTGGCCCTGTGAAACCCGGCAACCTGCCCGTTCGGGCGTAAGGTGCTAAAACCAGCGACTGTGAGGTCGAATGATAAGAGGAAGGCCTAAAGCAAGATATCACGGGATCCTTCCTCTGCGGACGGGTCCCGCTTTTTTTGGCCCGATATCTTATCTGTGGAGGTATTTGTTATGGCTGAAAAGATTTTAATATCGTCTGAGTCTGTCACCGAGGGGCATCCTGACAAGGTTGCGGACCAGATCTCCGATGGGGTCCTAGACGCCATTCTGGCGGAGGATCCAATGGGCCGAGTCGCCTGCGAGACCCTTGTAACCACAGGTCTTATTCAGGTGGCCGGCGAGATAACCACCAGCACCTACGTGGACATCCCCAGAATCGCCAGGGAGATAGTGAAGGAGATAGGCTATACCAGGGCCAAATACGGCTTCGATGGCGAGACCTGTGCTGTGCTGACCGCTATAGACGAACAGTCCTCCGATATAGCCCTCGGTGTCGACAAAGCCCTCGAGTTAAAGGAAGGGGATATGTCCGACGAACAGATCGACCGCATCGGTGCAGGGGATCAGGGTATGATGATCGGTTACGCCACCGACGAGACCGAGGAGTTCCTTCCCATGCCCTTCGCCCTGGCCCAGAGGCTTTCCAGGAGGCTCACCAAGATCCGTAAAGAAGGGATACTGGACTACGTTCGTCCCGACGGAAAGACCCAGGTTACCCTGGAGTACGTTGACGGAGTGGCGGTCAGGGTCGATACGGTCGTCGTGTCGACTCAGCACGGTCCCGACGTGTCCCTCAGGGAGATTCGTGAGGATATCACCGAGCAGGTCATAGATCCCATCTTGCCTAAAGATCTTATCAAGGGCGATCTCAGGATATTGGTCAACCCTACCGGCCGTTTTGTCATGGGCGGTCCTATGGCTGACTCGGGGCTCACAGGCAGAAAGATCATAGTGGACACCTACGGCGGCATGGTTCCCCACGGAGGAGGGGCCTTCTCCGGCAAGGATCCCACGAAGGTCGACCGTTCCGGTGCCTATATGGCTAGGTACGCCGCAAAGAACGTAGTCGCCGCCGGTCTTGCCTCTCGCTGTCAGATCCAGGTAGCCTACGCCATCGGGGTTGCTAGACCGGTGTCCATTTTCGTAGAGACCTTCGGGACCGGCAAGGTGTCCGACGATCTTCTGACCGCTCTCGTGAGGAAGAACTTCGACTTCCGTCCCGCCGCCATGATCCGGGATCTGGAGCTCAGAAAGCCCCAGTATCGGCGTATCGCCGCTTACGGCCATATGGGACGAATAGACCTCAACCCGATGCCCGCATGGGAGAGGCTGGACAGGGTGGAAGCCCTTAAATCCGGCTCAGGGGTATAAAAGTATACACGAAGGCCTTCCTTGACCTGATGAAAGATTCTTACTATACTGTAGGTGGTCTAGATACAGTTATAGTGTGTTGCCGACGTAGATCGGTGAGGGGTAAGATATCTTTATAAGGAGGTTTTTTGATGCGTAAGTTTTTAGCAACTCTTATGGTAGTCGGTGTCCTGGTTATGGCAGTGGCCGGAGCGGCGTCGGCCAAGACTTTCATCTCCTTGGCTACCGGTGGAACAGGCGGTACCTACTATCCCGTAGGGGGAGGCATGGCGGACCTTATCTCCAGGCATCTTCCGGACATCCAGATGACCTCCGAGACGGGCAACGCCTCCGTGGCTAACTTAAACCTCATAGGCACCCACGAGATAGAGATGGCCCTGGTCCAGAACGACGTAGCCTACTGGGCCTATCACGGAGAGAGGATGTTCAAGACCCCTTATAAAAACGTCCGCCTCATCGCCTCCCTTTACCCCGAGCATGTCCAGTGCATAACCATGAAAAACTCTGGAGTCAAGGACATCATGGACATAGTGGGCAAAAGGGTTTCCGTCGGGGCCCCTGGATCGGGCGTCCAGGGCGATGTCTCCGCCATCCTTCAGGTCGCTGGTATCAAGTACGCCGACATGAAGACCGATTTCCTTGACTTCAACAACACCACACAGAGGTTTAAGGACGGACAGCTCGACGTCGGTTTCGTCACAGCTGGCTATCCTACCTCCTCCATCATGGACCTGGCCACCATGCACGATATCGACCTGGTGTCCTTCAGCGACGAGTTCATGACAAAGCTGACCGATACTTTCAGCTTCTTCATCAAGAGCAAAATCCCAGCAGGGACCTACAGCGGCATAGACTACGACGTCCCTACCCCTGCGGTTATGGCTATGTGGGTCTGCGACGCCGACCTTCCTGACGACCTGGTTTACAAACTGACCAAGACCTTCTGGGAGAACGTAGAGGAGCTTCACAAGGTCCACTCTAAGGCTCTTCTCTTCACCCTTGAGGGTGCTACCGCTGGAGCTTCCGTGCCGGTCCACGCCGGAGCCGCCAAGTACTACAAAGAGGTCGGAGTTAAGGTTCCTGACATAAAATAACCTATAGAAAAGAGGTGGCCTGTGCCACCTCTTTTCTATAGGTTCCAGCCGTATATATCGGGCCTTCTGTTTCTAAGACATGGGACAGAATGTCTTATAGATTCGACTCTCCCCATGTCGACCTCCGATAGGATAAGTCCCTCTCCGTCGGCCTTGCAGGCTGTGATGGTTCCCCATGGGTCGACCACGAGGGATTTTCCGTGAGCTCTGTACCGTGGTTTCATGCCGGTCTGAGCTGGGGCAAGGACGTAACATTGGTTCTCTATGGCCCTGGCCCTGAGGAGAGGCTCCCAGTGCTCCTTTCCCGTATCGGCGGTAAAGCAGGCGGGGACCACCAGTATACGAGCGCCTTTTAGGACCAGCATCCTGAACAGCTCGGGGAATCTGAGATCGTAGCAGATGGACAGACCTAAAGTCCCTATGTCGGTCTCTACCGTCACGACGTCTTTTCCCGGAGAGTAGCTGACCGATTCCATGACCGAAGGGCCGCCCTCCATGTCGATATCGAAAAGGTGTATTTTACGGTATATACCGGCGATTTCTCCCTCCGGCGAGATTACCACTGACGTGTTGTGACTCCTTTTATCCCCCTCTATCCTCTCTGGGATGCTCCCGCAGTGTACCCATATTCCCGCTTCCTTAGCTGCCTCCGATAGTCTGGCGATAGAGGGACCGTGTATATCCTCCGAGTCCGCCTCCCTGTCCTCCCCTGTGGCGGGCATGACGATGGACGTTTCGGGAAACGCCACGAACGAAACCCCCTGTTTAGCCGCCTCCGATATCATGCCCTCCATTTTCTGGAGGTTGATCTCCTTGTGAGGTCCGCTGTCCATCTGGGCTATGGCGATCTTTCGTGTTTCCATATCCTCACCTCCGGTTACCATTCTAATCGAGAAACAGGTTGCATGTCGATGGGATTGCATCTAATATCTTAGACGGGATGGCTATATTCGCCTCCCTACCCTTTGGGCTGGTGTTTTCCCCGAAGGGAAAAATTCTGATAGGAGGAAAGGCTGTTTTGAGGTTTTGAGCCCTCCACAGCCATAATGCCATGAAAAGAGAGAGCCTTTGGTTCTTGAAGGACAATCTGAATCGGTGCCTGATGGTCTACGTTATAGCCTCTTTGGCCTATATGGGCCTATCTGTATATACCTCCTGGCACGATACTATGAGGGGGGTGGACCGACAGCTTGAGCTGGCGGCTCTGGCCCTTCCGGGTATGTTGGCACCCGATTTTCACGATAGGGCCACCGACTCGGAGAGCATCTCCCTTGACGAGGAGTTGAGAAACAGGGAGGTCTTCGGCCAATACGTTAAAAGAGCGAACTTAGCCTG from Dethiosulfovibrio salsuginis encodes:
- a CDS encoding cupin domain-containing protein; translated protein: MSYRNYDGDRGSFDIRDLVSVQEGAVVSRTLVDRPVGTVTAFAFDKGQALSEHSAPYDALVQVVEGELQISIGAESHTVTSGRWLLMPADIPHALQAKEPSVMLLTMIRG
- the metK gene encoding methionine adenosyltransferase, which encodes MAEKILISSESVTEGHPDKVADQISDGVLDAILAEDPMGRVACETLVTTGLIQVAGEITTSTYVDIPRIAREIVKEIGYTRAKYGFDGETCAVLTAIDEQSSDIALGVDKALELKEGDMSDEQIDRIGAGDQGMMIGYATDETEEFLPMPFALAQRLSRRLTKIRKEGILDYVRPDGKTQVTLEYVDGVAVRVDTVVVSTQHGPDVSLREIREDITEQVIDPILPKDLIKGDLRILVNPTGRFVMGGPMADSGLTGRKIIVDTYGGMVPHGGGAFSGKDPTKVDRSGAYMARYAAKNVVAAGLASRCQIQVAYAIGVARPVSIFVETFGTGKVSDDLLTALVRKNFDFRPAAMIRDLELRKPQYRRIAAYGHMGRIDLNPMPAWERLDRVEALKSGSGV
- a CDS encoding TAXI family TRAP transporter solute-binding subunit, which translates into the protein MRKFLATLMVVGVLVMAVAGAASAKTFISLATGGTGGTYYPVGGGMADLISRHLPDIQMTSETGNASVANLNLIGTHEIEMALVQNDVAYWAYHGERMFKTPYKNVRLIASLYPEHVQCITMKNSGVKDIMDIVGKRVSVGAPGSGVQGDVSAILQVAGIKYADMKTDFLDFNNTTQRFKDGQLDVGFVTAGYPTSSIMDLATMHDIDLVSFSDEFMTKLTDTFSFFIKSKIPAGTYSGIDYDVPTPAVMAMWVCDADLPDDLVYKLTKTFWENVEELHKVHSKALLFTLEGATAGASVPVHAGAAKYYKEVGVKVPDIK
- a CDS encoding carbon-nitrogen hydrolase family protein, producing the protein METRKIAIAQMDSGPHKEINLQKMEGMISEAAKQGVSFVAFPETSIVMPATGEDREADSEDIHGPSIARLSEAAKEAGIWVHCGSIPERIEGDKRSHNTSVVISPEGEIAGIYRKIHLFDIDMEGGPSVMESVSYSPGKDVVTVETDIGTLGLSICYDLRFPELFRMLVLKGARILVVPACFTADTGKEHWEPLLRARAIENQCYVLAPAQTGMKPRYRAHGKSLVVDPWGTITACKADGEGLILSEVDMGRVESIRHSVPCLRNRRPDIYGWNL